A genomic window from Quercus lobata isolate SW786 chromosome 10, ValleyOak3.0 Primary Assembly, whole genome shotgun sequence includes:
- the LOC115965798 gene encoding UDP-glycosyltransferase 74E2-like has product MERKIHILVIPYPLQGHINPMLQFSKRLASKGPRVTFIATSRISKSIQAHESTSINFETISDGSEEVQDLETSDEKLKRFKSKVSQNLPKLIERFNSSKYPPKFLVYDSVLPWALNVARQYGLDGAPFFTQSCVVNAIYYHAHQGTLQMPLEEGSSISLPSMPSLGINDMPTFLSDTGSYPDVLNLVVNQFSNLQEANWLLCNTFDKLEDEVINWMASQWPFKTIGPAIPSMYLDKRLKDDKEYGLNIFKPDMDICMKWLDTKEIGSVVYISFGSMATLGEEQMEEITWGLKNSNCYFLWVVRESEEKKLPNNFLLETAEKGLTVSWCPQLEVLAHKAIGCFMTHCGWNSTLEALSLGVPMIAMPQWSDQTTNAKNIMDVWKVGIRVKVDEKGIGTKEEIELCIREVIEGERGKEMKRNSMKWKELAKEAVDEDGSSDKNIEEFVTKLSHS; this is encoded by the exons ATGGAGAGGAAAATTCATATCCTGGTGATTCCTTATCCCCTACAAGGTCACATAAACCCAATGCTGCAATTCTCAAAACGCCTAGCTTCAAAGGGTCCTAGAGTCACATTTATTGCTACTAGTCGTATTAGCAAGTCTATACAAGCCCATGAAAGCACTTCTATCAACTTTGAGACCATCTCTGATGGCTCTGAGGAAGTCCAAGATTTGGAAACCTCAGATGAAAAACTCAAGCGTTTCAAGTCTAAAGTCTCACAAAACTTACCAAAGCTCATTGAAAGATTTAATAGCTCCAAATACCCTCCAAAGTTTCTTGTGTATGACTCAGTTCTGCCATGGGCTTTAAACGTAGCTCGACAATATGGACTAGATGGAGCTCCATTTTTCACTCAGTCATGTGTGGTTAATGCCATCTATTACCATGCACATCAAGGAACACTTCAGATGCCCTTAGAAGAAGGGTCTTCAATATCATTGCCCTCGATGCCATCACTAGGGATCAATGATATGCCTACGTTTCTTTCTGATACGGGCTCGTACCCAGATGTGTTAAACCTTGTGGTGAATCAATTCTCAAATCTCCAGGAAGCGAATTGGCTCTTGTGCAACACTTTCGACAAGTTGGAAGATGAG GTAATAAATTGGATGGCAAGCCAATGGCCTTTTAAAACAATTGGACCAGCAATTCCATCAATGTATTTAGACAAGCGATTGAAGGATGACAAAGAATATGGCCTTAACATTTTCAAGCCCGACATGGACATTTGCATGAAATGGTTAGACACAAAAGAAATTGGCTCAGTCGTTTATATATCATTTGGAAGCATGGCAACCCTTGGAGAAGAGCAAATGGAGGAGATAACATGGGGCCTAAAGAATAGCAATTGCTACTTTTTGTGGGTTGTTAGAGAATCTGAAGAGAAAAAGCttcccaataattttttattagaaacagCAGAGAAAGGACTAACTGTGAGTTGGTGCCCTCAACTAGAAGTATTGGCTCACAAGGCCATTGGATGTTTCATGACTCATTGTGGATGGAACTCGACACTTGAGGCATTGAGCTTAGGAGTGCCAATGATTGCGATGCCACAATGGTCGGATCAAACAACTAATGCAAAGAACATTATGGATGTGTGGAAGGTAGGAATTAGGGTTAAAGTGGATGAAAAAGGCATTGGTACCAAAGAAGAAATAGAGCTATGCATTAGGGAAGTaattgagggagagagaggaaaagagatgAAAAGGAATTCAATGAAATGGAAGGAATTGGCTAAAGAGGCAGTCGACGAAGATGGAAGTTCAGATAAGAATATAGAGGAGTTTGTGACAAAACTTTCACATTCCTAA
- the LOC115965631 gene encoding UDP-glycosyltransferase 74E2-like: MERKIHILVIPYPLQGHINPMLQLSKRLASKGPRVTFIATSRISKSIQAHESTSINFETISDGSEEVQDLETIDEKLKRFKSKVSQDLPKLIEKHNSSKYPPKFLVYDSILPWALNVARQSGLDGAPFFTQSCVVNAIYYHAHQGTLQMPLEEGSSISLPSIPSLGINDMPSIFRDMESYPGELNVAVNQFSNFQEANWLLCNTFDELEDEVINWMTSRWHFKTIGPAIPSIYLDKRLEDDKEYGLNLFKPSMDTCMKWLETKKIGSVVYISFGSMAALGEEQMVEITSGLKNSNCYFLWVVRESECKKLPSNFLQEIVEKGLVVSWCPQLEVLAHKAIGCFMTHCGWNSTLEALSLGVPMIAMPQWMDQTTNAKYIMDVWKVGVRIKVDEKGIVTKEEIELCIREVIGGDRGKEMKRNLMKWMELAKEAVDKDGSSDKNIDEFVAKISHS; this comes from the exons atggagaGGAAAATTCATATCCTGGTGATTCCTTATCCCCTACAGGGTCACATAAACCCAATGCTGCAACTCTCCAAGCGCCTAGCTTCAAAGGGTCCTAGAGTCACATTCATCGCTACTAGTCGTATTAGCAAGTCTATACAAGCCCATGAAAGCACTTCTATCAACTTTGAGACCATCTCTGATGGCTCTGAGGAAGTCCAAGATTTGGAAACCATAGATGAAAAACTCAAGCGTTTCAAGTCTAAGGTCTCACAAGACTTACCAAAGCTCATTGAGAAACATAATAGCTCCAAATACCCTCCAAAGTTTCTTGTGTATGACTCAATTCTGCCATGGGCTTTAAACGTAGCTCGACAATCTGGACTAGATGGAGCTCCATTTTTCACTCAGTCATGTGTGGTCAATGCCATCTATTACCATGCACATCAAGGAACACTTCAGATGCCCTTAGAAGAAGGGTCTTCAATATCATTGCCCTCGATCCCATCTCTAGGGATCAATGATATGCCTTCGATTTTTCGTGATATGGAATCGTACCCAGGTGAGTTAAATGTTGCGGTGAATCAATTCTCAAATTTCCAGGAAGCGAATTGGCTCTTGTGCAACACTTTCGACGAGTTGGAAGATGAG GTAATAAATTGGATGACAAGCCGGTGGCATTTTAAAACAATTGGACCAGCTATTCCATCAATTTATTTAGACAAGCGATTGGAAGATGACAAAGAATATGGCCTTAACCTCTTCAAGCCCAGTATGGACACATGCATGAAATggctagaaacaaagaaaattggcTCGGTCGTTTATATATCATTTGGAAGCATGGCAGCCCTTGGAGAAGAGCAAATGGTGGAGATAACGTCCGGCCTAAAGAATAGCAATTGCTACTTTTTGTGGGTTGTTAGAGAATCTGAATGTAAAAAGCTTCCCAGTAATTTTTTACAAGAAATAGTAGAGAAGGGGCTAGTTGTGAGTTGGTGCCCTCAACTAGAAGTATTGGCTCACAAAGCCATTGGATGCTTCATGACTCATTGTGGATGGAACTCGACACTTGAAGCGTTGAGCTTAGGAGTGCCAATGATTGCGATGCCACAATGGATGGATCAAACAACTAATGCAAAGTACATTATGGACGTGTGGAAGGTAGGGGTTAGGATTAAAGTGGATGAAAAAGGCATTGTTaccaaagaagaaatagaacTATGCATAAGGGAGGTAATTGGGGGAGATAGAGGAAAGGAGATGAAAAGGAATTTAATGAAATGGATGGAATTAGCTAAAGAGGCAGTAGATAAAGATGGAAGTTCAGATAAGAATATAGATGAATTTGTGGCAAAAATTTCACATTCGTAA
- the LOC115963067 gene encoding UDP-glycosyltransferase 74E2-like produces MEREQGATLTHIVVLPYPLQGHINPMLKFSKRLATKGLKVTLLTPKSIVESMKGQATSVTFEPIDDDDDSGELIAAETMEAYDERFKAIFSHGLGGLIEKNKSYGYATKLVVYDCILPWAVDIAKQHGIGAAPFLTQSCTIAAIYYNLYQERFTLPLQEPEVLLPSLPLLRMDDMPSFISQPASYPFILRVCLEMFHNFHEVNWAFCNSFDKLEEEVVSWISSQWPIKNIGPTIPSMYLDKRWKDDKNYDLSLFKPSVDACMKWLDSKDTGTVVYVSFGSMAALGEEQMEELALGLKRSNRYFLWVVRESETKKLPTKFIEETTERSLVVTWCPQLEVLSHKAVGCFMTHCGWNSTLEALSLGVPMVVMPQWSDQATNSKCVMDVWKVGIRVKVDNKGMVTREEIELCINEVMGEKRKEMKRNALKWKKLATEALDEGGSSDKNIEEFVAKIVQI; encoded by the exons atggagagagaaCAAGGAGCTACTCTTACCCATATTGTTGTACTCCCTTACCCTTTACAAGGTCACATAAACCCAATGCTCAAATTCTCCAAACGCTTAGCCACAAAGGGTCTCAAGGTGACCCTACTCACCCCCAAGTCCATTGTCGAGTCCATGAAAGGCCAAGCCACCTCAGTCACATTTGAGCccattgatgatgatgacgactCTGGGGAGCTTATAGCAGCAGAAACAATGGAAGCGTATGACGAGCGCTTTAAAGCCATATTTTCACATGGTTTAGGAGGCCTTATTGAGAAAAATAAGAGCTATGGATATGCTACTAAATTAGTTGTCTATGATTGCATTTTGCCATGGGCAGTAGACATAGCAAAACAACATGGTATTGGTGCAGCTCCGTTTTTAACTCAATCATGCACAATTGCTGCCATCTATTACAACTTGTATCAGGAGAGATTTACGCTTCCTCTTCAAGAGCCTGAAGTGTTATTGCCTTCACTACCGCTGCTAAGGATGGATGACATGCCGTCCTTCATTTCCCAGCCGGCATCATACCCATTTATACTAAGAGTTTGCCTGGAAATGTTCCATAATTTCCATGAAGTGAATTGGGCATTTTGTAACTCATTTGATAAGTTGGAAGAGGAG GTGGTGAGCTGGATTTCAAGCCAATGGCCAATCAAGAACATAGGACCAACAATTCCATCAATGTACTTAGACAAGAGGTGGAAGGACGACAAAAATTACGATCTGAGCCTCTTCAAACCAAGTGTTGATGCTTGCATGAAATGGCTGGACTCGAAGGATACTGGCACAGTTGTTTATGTATCTTTTGGAAGCATGGCTGCCTTAGGAGAAGAGCAAATGGAAGAACTGGCATTGGGCCTAAAGAGGAGTAATAGGTATTTCTTGTGGGTAGTTAGAGAGTCAGAGACAAAGAAACTTCCTACAAAATTTATAGAGGAGACAACTGAGAGAAGTTTGGTGGTGACATGGTGCCCTCAATTAGAAGTTTTGTCTCATAAGGCTGTCGGCTGCTTCATGACTCACTGTGGTTGGAACTCGACGCTCGAAGCACTAAGCTTGGGTGTGCCGATGGTGGTCATGCCACAATGGAGTGACCAAGCCACCAACTCCAAGTGTGTCATGGATGTGTGGAAGGTCGGAATTAGGGTTAAGGTAGACAACAAAGGAATGGTCACAAGAGAAGAAATTGAATTATGTATTAATGAAGTTATGGGAGAAAAAAGGAAGGAGATGAAAAGGAATGCATTGAAATGGAAGAAATTAGCTACTGAGGCTTTGGATGAAGGTGGAAGCTCTGATAAGAACATCGAGGAGTTTGTGgcaaaaattgtacaaatttgA